In Vicia villosa cultivar HV-30 ecotype Madison, WI unplaced genomic scaffold, Vvil1.0 ctg.003889F_1_1, whole genome shotgun sequence, one genomic interval encodes:
- the LOC131641625 gene encoding uncharacterized protein LOC131641625 encodes MASTQPLTSLLSSQGRPMSGSPSFIRPPMDFSYPFQQTAGPSFSSYQQTGGYSFPPNTQVPPGFQQTGGSASFPPNTQVPPGFQQTGGSHTPYPTQVPLSFQQTPMPPRFQQTGGSHTPHPTHIPAREDDHVESGGDDTVQDADDVQSDGDDVQGEDDPSEIHIIDGRYYIWPAGNSFGPSWTAARCVYYVIQHMYKESWTTFGDVTNKDAWFNCFKEKCMWDPMSEKLVKKNYFSRTSKRLSDTLRNVRKRWERDGSRPAWLGQEVLEKLIAYWNSKEFKAKSENAKKMRASEKGGHLNAVGSISTYEHSRRMAKRLGRQPLMIELVKETRTKKSGDLVDERTRKALEDYQTKLVDFLVANPKYTPREGEPLHPDVDFYIWSEVIDGKGPNGCFFGAGNLAGSLRSGDRNLFQRVRDGEGSSRPTQLAPQVMETIRQLALTEARRELAQREAELKAQMDEREAALKAQVEGQQRQIEAMAKMQAEMQQQQIEAMAKMQAEMQQQMLLFMQSQQSGGQPSRGNVGAADTEQENDDDFNLDNYPDPGDDFLG; translated from the exons ATGGCCAGTACCCAACCTCTTACGTCATTACTCTCCTCTCAGGGGAGGCCTATGTCTGGGTCACCATCTTTTATTCGCCCACCTATGGACTTTAGTTATCCGTTTCAGCAGACTGCAGGACCTAGTTTTTCATCAtaccagcagactggaggatatAGTTTTCCACCTAACACACAGGTGCCCCCAggattccagcagactggaggatctgcTAGCTTTCCACCTAACACACAGGTGCCCCCAggattccagcagactggaggatcccACACTCCATATCCCACACAGGTGCCcttatccttccagcagacaccgATGCCCCCACGCTTCCAGCAGACCGGGGGATCCCACACCCCGCATCCGACTCATATACCTGCACGTGAGGATGATCATGTGGAGTCTGGTGGGGATGATACTGTGCAGGATGCAGATGATGTTCAGTCTGATGGTGACGATGTTCAGGGGGAGGATGATCCGAGTgagattcatatcattgacggTAGATATTATATTTGGCCCGCTGGAAATTC GTTTGGGCCGAGTTGGACTGCTGCCAGGTGTGTGTACTATGTGATTCAGCACATGTATAAAGAATCTTGGACGACTTTTGGAGATGTTACAAATAAAGATGCTTGGTTTAATTGCTTTAAG GAAAAGTGTATGTGGGATCCAATGAGCGAgaaacttgttaaaaaaaattatttcagcaGAACATCAAAAAGACTTTCTGACACGTTGCGAAatgttagaaagcgttgggaacgtGATGGTAGTCGTCCTGCGTGGTTGGGCCAAGAAGTTCTTGAAAAACTTATTGCATATTGGAATTCAAAGGAATTTAAAGCTAAGTCTGAAAATGCTAAaaaaatgagggcatctgaaaaaggaggtcaccttaatgcagttggaagtataagcacttacgaacattctcgacgcatg gctAAAAGGTTGGGGAGACAACCACTCATGATCGAGTTGGTTAAAGAAACTAGGACCAAAAAATCGGGTGATTTAGTTGACGAGCGTACTCGAAAAGCTTTG gaggattatcaaACAAAGCTTGTGGATTTTTTGGTCGCTAATCCCAAATATACTCCTAGAGAaggagagccgcttcatccagatgttgatttttatatttggagTGAAGTCATTGACGGAAAAGGGCCTAATGGATGTTTTTTTGGTGCGGGAAATTTGGCGGGAAGCTTGAGAAGTGGAGatcgaaatttatttcaaagagttaGAGATGGGGAAGGATCGTCACGTCCAACACAATTGGCACCGCAAGTAATGGAAACAATAAGACAGTTGGCTCTAACTGAGGCGAGACGCGAGTTAGCGCAACGTGAGGCGGAGCTAAAGGCCCAAATGGATGAACGTGAGGCGGCGCTAAAAGCACAAGTGGAGGGGCAACAACGGCAAATAGAGGCAATGGCTAAGATGCAAGCAGagatgcaacaacaacaaatagaggCAATGGCGAAGATGCAAGCAGAGATGCAACAACAAATGCTGTTATTTATGCAGTCTCAACAAAGTGGTGGTCAACCGTCTAGAGGAAACGTGGGAGCAGCTGACACTGAGCaagagaatgatgatgatttcaACCTTGA